Within the Mauremys reevesii isolate NIE-2019 linkage group 2, ASM1616193v1, whole genome shotgun sequence genome, the region gaggacttcagtctccagggctgtcaagtgaGCACCTTTCAAACACCTAAATAACAAATCTCTAGTACTTAAAAGCACTCCAGTAATCCGCTTTAAATTTGCTAAGTCCTATTTCAAAGTCATAAATTTAGAGAATCTATTTTTGTCTCTGTTTGCTATTAACGAACTAGGTGGAGTTCAAATGGACTCTTACAGGAATCCAATATTTTTATTGTAATGgagtatttgggtttttttatttatagCATATAGAAAAGAATCAACTCTTGGAATTGATGCCTCTGACTCACGTTCCAACTGTATTGAGCAGACAACAGAATGGAGTTCATGTTCCAAAAGCTGTGGAATGGGCTTTTCCACCCGCATTACAAACAGGAATCCTCAGTGTGAGATGGTGAAGCAGACACGACTCTGCATGGTGCGACCTTGTGAGAGCGAACAGCTGATTGATAAGGTATGAACCCAAGCACTTGCTAGAGTGAGTTCTTTGTTGCCCTAATTCCTCCTCCTTTTCAAATACAAAATATAATGCTGGCATTTCAAGTGCATTAAACAGACTCACGAACAAGCAAACTTTGCTTGTTCCAACACATTACAGAAGTTTTATTTGTAGGGAGGTGCTGTCAGTTAACTATGTTCTGGCATCTCTGTTTCATAGGATTTATTATAATTAGTAACCGTTTTAGTTTCTAAACTTCCTGGTGCAACTTTACTGACTTCAGAGGTGTCAAAGGTTTAATTTGGGCAAGGGTTTTGGATTTTTCTTGGTACACTTAATTTTCAACAGTGGACCTGACCACAGAATAAGTAGAGGTGGCTTACCAGAGACTTGTGCAATACATGAATTAAGGGGCCTGGGTCAAATCTCACATGTGTGAGAATAGTAATTCTGGCGGGGGGGCgcagaaaaatgggcacccctgctctgcctgcccagcACTCCATGGGGACAagccccatgccctgaccccactccctggcaggagtgccagGCAAGCTGAGCAGGGAAAGCTCCCATGCCCCGACCCTGCTCCACAGCAGGAGCGAGTGAGGGGGATTAcaggcagaaaaggtggggatGGGGCCCCATTTGCTCTGGCCCAGGCCCTCACAAAACCCTAGTCTGCCTCTGCTAGTAATGTCTATTGAAGTAACTGGAGTCTGACTGCTGTAGTGCCAGTGAAAAGATGCGAAACAGGCTCAAGGTTTCCAAACCCCACAGTAAACTTGCACGTTTctaactttcttttgtttttcagtcaGTTAGTATGCTAAACTGCCTGTATGACACATTTAATGCCACTTCATGTTTTTCTTAGAAAGGGAAAAAGTGTGTCCGAACAAAGAAGTCATTGAAAGCTGTTCACTTTGAGTACAAGAACTGCACTAGTATTCAGACCTATAAACCCCGCTATTGTGGGCTCTGCACTGATGGACGATGCTGCACGCCACACAACACCAAGACAATCAAGGTTGAGTTCCAGTGTCCCCAGAGCAAAGTCTTCAAAAAGCCAATGATGCTGATCACTACCTGTGTCTGTCATAACAACTGTCCCCAGGACAATGTTTTCTTCCAACTGTTAGAGCCAATGTTCAGTGAAGTAAAAATATGAAATGCTTAAACCAggttacttttttaaaaacttagaCTGTTTTGAACAGTTTATATGAAACTTAACCCATGATCAGATGAATGTAATATATCCAGTCTCTTTCTAAACTCATATAATTTCTTCCTGTAGTCAGATAACTCACATTTTTCCTCCCCTAAAGTATAGGGTATTTCACTAACTTGGAGACAGTTCAATTTCCTGGAATATAGTTTCATCTTTAATGTAAAGATGAGTAAGCAAATGACCAATTTCTCTCCTCCTTGGGAAATTatgccattgacctcagtggcaaCAGGATCAGTGCCCTTTATcatgcatttatttaaaaaaatcctcttccTGCTACTTTATGTAAAAACTTCCATGTTCTTGTCCTCTCAATTTGCATAATGTACTAGCTCTGTTTCTACAGAACAGTTCATTACAATAAGAACAAATTGAGTACTGTAAAACCCTATTGAAAATAACATTGTATTTTTGAGGCCATGTGCAGGTAAAAAGTGGCATATCTGACTTGTTTTTTTTACTGAGAATCAAGTGCCACATATGCCTCTTCTCTAGCATTTTTGGGGCCACAAGACACAAGGCAGATGAGAGAAACTTCACTAATCTCCAGAGACTTAATGGCTTCACAAGGAGCCCAGTCCAAATCCTATTGAAGTTGACCATCtaataatacctagttcttacAGCACTCTTCAAAGGAAGGTCAGTAttcttatccctattttacagatagggaaactgaggcacggggcagtgaagtgacttg harbors:
- the CCN3 gene encoding CCN family member 3 isoform X2, producing the protein MVSGQPPPCPPQCGGRPCPPEPPRCAPGVPAVLDACACCLVCARQRGESCSERQPCDQGSGLHCDRSAGAGPGICVVLEGDSCVFDGVIYQSGETFQPSCKYQCSCRDGQIGCVPRCNLDLLLPGPDCPFPRKTEVPGECCEKWTCDPKEEVTLGSFAMAAYRKESTLGIDASDSRSNCIEQTTEWSSCSKSCGMGFSTRITNRNPQCEMVKQTRLCMVRPCESEQLIDKKGKKCVRTKKSLKAVHFEYKNCTSIQTYKPRYCGLCTDGRCCTPHNTKTIKVEFQCPQSKVFKKPMMLITTCVCHNNCPQDNVFFQLLEPMFSEVKI
- the CCN3 gene encoding CCN family member 3 isoform X3, with translation MALPTLEHRLDTSSWHHLGISPPKHWGIAVLEGDSCVFDGVIYQSGETFQPSCKYQCSCRDGQIGCVPRCNLDLLLPGPDCPFPRKTEVPGECCEKWTCDPKEEVTLGSFAMAAYRKESTLGIDASDSRSNCIEQTTEWSSCSKSCGMGFSTRITNRNPQCEMVKQTRLCMVRPCESEQLIDKKGKKCVRTKKSLKAVHFEYKNCTSIQTYKPRYCGLCTDGRCCTPHNTKTIKVEFQCPQSKVFKKPMMLITTCVCHNNCPQDNVFFQLLEPMFSEVKI